One Pseudomonas sp. FP1742 genomic window carries:
- the fabA gene encoding 3-hydroxyacyl-[acyl-carrier-protein] dehydratase FabA, whose protein sequence is MTKQNAFTREDLLRCSRGELFGPGNAQLPAPNMLMVDRITLISEEGGKYGKGELVAELDITPDLWFFACHFEGDPVMPGCLGLDAMWQLVGFFLGWQGLPGRGRALGSGEVKFFGQVLPTAKKVTYNIHIKRVLKGKLNMAIADGSVTVDGREIYTAEGLRVGVFTSTDNF, encoded by the coding sequence ATGACCAAACAAAACGCCTTTACCCGGGAAGACCTGCTGCGCTGCAGTCGTGGTGAGCTGTTCGGCCCGGGTAACGCGCAACTGCCCGCCCCGAACATGCTGATGGTCGATCGCATCACCCTGATCTCCGAAGAGGGTGGCAAGTACGGCAAAGGTGAATTGGTCGCCGAGCTGGATATCACTCCAGACCTGTGGTTCTTCGCCTGCCACTTCGAAGGTGATCCGGTGATGCCGGGCTGCCTGGGCCTCGATGCCATGTGGCAACTGGTCGGTTTCTTCCTCGGCTGGCAAGGTCTGCCGGGCCGTGGTCGCGCCCTGGGTTCGGGCGAAGTAAAATTCTTTGGCCAGGTACTGCCGACCGCCAAGAAAGTCACCTATAACATCCATATCAAACGCGTCCTCAAAGGCAAGCTGAACATGGCCATCGCCGATGGTTCCGTGACTGTCGACGGCCGCGAAATCTATACCGCCGAAGGCCTTCGGGTCGGCGTTTTCACCTCCACTGACAACTTCTAA
- the fabB gene encoding beta-ketoacyl-ACP synthase I, producing the protein MRRVVITGLGIVSCLGNDKETVSANLRASRPGIRFNPEYAEMGLRSQVSGSIDLPLEELIDRKIYRFVGHAAAYAYLAMKDAIADSGLTEEQVSNPRTGLIAGSGGASTLNQMEALDILREKGVKRVGPYRVTRTMSSTVSACLATPFKIKGLNYSIASACATSAHCIGNAMEQIQMGKQDVVFAGGGEEEHWSQSFLFDAMGALSSQYNETPEKASRAYDAKRDGFVIAGGGGMVVVEELEHALARGAKIYAEIVGYGATSDGYDMVAPSGEGAIRCMQMAMSTVDTPIDYLNTHGTSTPVGDVMEMKGVREVFGDKAPAISSTKSLSGHSLGAAGVHEAIYCMLMMEGNFMAGSANIDELDPEVADMPILTKTREDATINTVMSNSFGFGGTNATLVLKRWQGK; encoded by the coding sequence ATGCGCCGCGTCGTTATCACTGGTCTGGGCATCGTTTCGTGCCTGGGCAATGACAAAGAGACCGTCTCCGCTAACCTGCGTGCAAGCCGCCCTGGCATCCGGTTCAACCCGGAATATGCTGAAATGGGTCTGCGTAGCCAGGTTTCCGGCTCCATTGACCTCCCCCTCGAAGAGCTGATCGATCGCAAGATCTATCGCTTCGTCGGCCACGCGGCGGCTTACGCCTACCTGGCCATGAAAGATGCCATCGCAGACTCCGGTCTGACCGAAGAGCAAGTCTCCAACCCGCGTACCGGCCTGATCGCCGGTTCCGGTGGCGCCTCCACGCTGAACCAGATGGAAGCGCTGGACATCCTGCGCGAGAAAGGCGTCAAGCGCGTCGGCCCATACCGTGTAACGCGGACCATGAGCAGCACCGTTTCCGCCTGTCTGGCCACGCCGTTCAAGATCAAGGGCCTGAACTACTCCATCGCTTCCGCTTGTGCCACCAGTGCTCACTGCATCGGCAACGCCATGGAACAGATCCAGATGGGCAAGCAGGACGTCGTCTTCGCCGGTGGCGGTGAAGAAGAACACTGGAGCCAGTCGTTCCTGTTCGACGCCATGGGCGCACTGTCCAGCCAGTACAACGAAACCCCGGAAAAAGCTTCCCGTGCCTACGACGCCAAGCGTGACGGTTTCGTCATCGCCGGCGGTGGCGGCATGGTCGTGGTCGAAGAGCTGGAACACGCTCTGGCCCGCGGCGCGAAGATCTACGCGGAAATCGTTGGCTACGGCGCGACCTCCGACGGCTACGACATGGTCGCTCCTAGCGGCGAAGGCGCCATCCGCTGCATGCAGATGGCCATGTCCACCGTCGATACACCGATCGACTACCTGAACACCCACGGCACCTCGACTCCGGTCGGCGACGTCATGGAAATGAAAGGTGTGCGTGAAGTGTTCGGCGACAAGGCACCGGCCATCAGCTCCACCAAGAGCCTGTCGGGTCACTCCCTGGGCGCCGCCGGCGTTCACGAAGCGATCTACTGCATGCTGATGATGGAAGGCAACTTCATGGCGGGTTCCGCCAACATCGACGAGCTGGACCCGGAAGTGGCAGACATGCCAATCCTGACCAAGACTCGCGAAGACGCCACCATCAATACCGTGATGAGCAACAGCTTCGGCTTCGGCGGCACCAACGCCACGCTGGTACTGAAGCGCTGGCAGGGTAAGTAA
- a CDS encoding DUF2058 domain-containing protein, whose amino-acid sequence MSLSLRDQLLKAGLVNQKQAKQVGKEKQKQQRLAHKGQIELDDSQQRAAQEAMAEKVKRDQELNRQQQEKAEQKARAAQVKQLIEVSRLPKLNTEDYYNFVDDKKVKRISVNTLMRNKLSSGSLAIVHHAGGYEVIPREAALKIQERDPQRIVQLNVKTEEVSTEDDPYAAYQIPDDLMW is encoded by the coding sequence ATGAGCCTTTCCCTTCGCGACCAGTTGCTCAAAGCAGGGCTGGTCAACCAAAAGCAGGCCAAACAGGTCGGCAAAGAAAAACAGAAACAACAGCGCCTGGCCCACAAAGGCCAGATCGAGCTCGATGACTCCCAGCAGCGTGCGGCTCAGGAAGCCATGGCCGAGAAGGTCAAGCGCGACCAGGAGTTGAACCGTCAGCAACAGGAGAAGGCCGAGCAGAAGGCCCGCGCCGCCCAGGTCAAGCAATTGATCGAAGTCTCGCGCCTGCCCAAGCTGAACACCGAGGACTACTACAACTTCGTCGACGACAAGAAGGTCAAGCGCATCTCCGTCAACACGCTGATGCGCAACAAGCTCAGCAGCGGTTCCCTGGCGATCGTGCATCACGCCGGCGGTTACGAAGTGATCCCCCGTGAAGCGGCCCTGAAGATCCAGGAGCGCGATCCACAGCGCATCGTGCAGCTGAATGTGAAGACAGAAGAAGTCAGCACCGAAGACGATCCGTACGCGGCCTATCAGATCCCTGACGATCTGATGTGGTAA
- the mazG gene encoding nucleoside triphosphate pyrophosphohydrolase: protein MYSLEDLLHLMSRLRDPQYGCPWDIKQTYATIVPHTLEEAYEVADAIERGDFDHLQGELGDLLFQVVYYSQLAREEGRFEFTGVVDSITRKLIRRHPHVFPTGDLYAPLDIPRLNEEQVKQRWEEIKAEERAEKSSAPEQLSLLDDVPAALPALSRSAKLQKRAGQVGFDWPDALPVLDKVREELDEVLEAMADNDPAAIASEVGDLLFSVVNLARHLKVDPETALRGANTKFERRFRFIEQALRDTRRPIEDCTLEELDALWGEAKRQEKNLPSCG, encoded by the coding sequence GATGAGCCGTCTGCGCGACCCGCAATACGGTTGCCCGTGGGACATCAAGCAAACCTACGCCACCATCGTCCCGCACACTCTGGAAGAAGCCTACGAAGTCGCCGATGCCATCGAACGCGGCGACTTCGATCATTTGCAGGGTGAATTGGGCGACTTGTTGTTCCAGGTGGTTTATTACAGCCAACTGGCCCGGGAAGAAGGGCGCTTCGAGTTCACGGGCGTGGTCGACAGCATCACGCGCAAGTTGATCCGCCGTCATCCCCATGTGTTCCCCACCGGTGATCTGTATGCGCCGCTGGATATCCCTCGTTTGAATGAAGAGCAGGTCAAGCAACGCTGGGAAGAGATCAAGGCTGAAGAACGCGCCGAGAAGTCTTCGGCGCCGGAGCAGTTGTCCTTGCTCGATGACGTACCCGCGGCGCTGCCGGCGTTATCCCGTTCGGCAAAATTGCAGAAGCGCGCAGGGCAGGTTGGTTTCGACTGGCCCGACGCCTTGCCGGTGCTGGACAAGGTTCGCGAAGAGCTCGATGAAGTGCTCGAAGCCATGGCCGACAATGACCCGGCAGCGATTGCCAGTGAAGTGGGGGATCTGCTGTTTTCCGTGGTCAATCTGGCGCGACACCTCAAGGTCGATCCGGAAACCGCACTGCGTGGCGCGAACACAAAGTTTGAAAGACGCTTCCGATTTATCGAACAGGCATTGCGCGACACCCGCCGTCCCATAGAAGATTGCACCCTCGAAGAGTTGGACGCCTTGTGGGGCGAAGCCAAACGTCAGGAAAAGAATTTGCCCAGCTGCGGCTGA